The genomic window GGGCGGCGGGCGATCGATCGCGACTTCGACGACGCGACCGCCTTCGATGCGCACGCCGATCTCCGTCCATGCGCCGTCGCGACGCTCGAAGAGGCGGCAGGGGAAGGCGTCGATGAGTTCGTTGGAGAAAATGAGGGCGCGTCCGTCGCACGCGGCGAGGGCGGCGGGCATGGCCTCGTGCCACTGCACGCGGAACTGCGGGAGATTGCGCTGTTGCTCGGCGCGAAGGACGGGCGAGGTCTCGACGATGTGATACATGAGCCCGCGGCGGCGCCAGAGTCCGAGGCGGCGAAGGACGGTGCGGGCGAGCTCGCCGGTGCCGGCGCCGGCCTCGATGACGTGCCAGGGGCCGCGAGCGGGGAGGCGGTTCTTCCCGAGCCAGTGGGCCACGCCCGAGCCGAGCGCCTCGCCGAGGCTGGCGGAAGTGGAGAAATCGCCGCGGCGGCCGACGGTGCGGATGTTCCGCGCGTAGTAGCCGTGCTCGGGATGGTAGAGGGCCTCGCGGAGGTAGCGCTCGACGGGGATGGCGCCGCCGCATTCGGCCTGCAGTGCGAGGAGGAACTCGAGCGGGGCGCTCACAGCCGCACACGCTGGAGCAGCAGGGTTGTCTGCGAACTCAGCTCCACGGCGTTGCGGAGAAGATCGTGCCCGAAGCTGGCCA from Chthoniobacterales bacterium includes these protein-coding regions:
- a CDS encoding SAM-dependent methyltransferase yields the protein MSAPLEFLLALQAECGGAIPVERYLREALYHPEHGYYARNIRTVGRRGDFSTSASLGEALGSGVAHWLGKNRLPARGPWHVIEAGAGTGELARTVLRRLGLWRRRGLMYHIVETSPVLRAEQQRNLPQFRVQWHEAMPAALAACDGRALIFSNELIDAFPCRLFERRDGAWTEIGVRIEGGRVVEVAIDRPPPTSSAFDHALSEGQRVEVHTSAAEWIASWAAGVREARLLTIDYGDTMPGLYHRRPRGTLRAYFHQQRYEGAEVYYRFGKQDLTADVNFTDLRNWTERCGWRTVALTTQTEFLAAHGAVHTGLHDAQLADHTGAGGAFKVLEQERINPTPAPLPGHSPALANAPRSA